In Fragaria vesca subsp. vesca linkage group LG1, FraVesHawaii_1.0, whole genome shotgun sequence, the sequence ATGGATGTATCGGTGGTTAATGTATTAGTAGATTTCTATACGAAGTGCGGTCAAGTCCTGGCAGGACAGAAATTATTTGATAAGGTGGTGGATAGGGACCTTATTTCATGGACCACAATGATAGCAGGGTATACGCAAAACTCGATGCACGTGGAGGCTGTTAAGCTATTTTCTGAAATGACCAGATTGGGTTGGAAGCCAGACGGATATGGGTGTAGTAGCATTCTTACTTCATGTGGTTCACTTGAGGCTCTGAAACATGGGAGGGAAGTGCATGCTTATACTGTCAGGGTTGATCTTGTGTACGAATATTATGTGAAGAACAGTTTGATTGATATGTATGCAAAATGTGATTCACTGACTGATGCAAGAAGAGTTTTCAATTCCATGACTAATCATAATGTGGTCTCTTACAATGCAATGATTGAAGGATACTCAAGACAGGAAAAGTTGGCTGAAGCTCTGGATCTTTTCAATCTGATGAGGCTTAGATCGGTCCAGCCTAGTATCTTGGCGTTCGTCAGTATTCTTGGTGTCTCAGCTGCTTCATTGACCTTGGAATTAAGCAAGCAAGTACATGGGCTGATCACCAAGTACGGGTTATCCTTGGATATTTTTGCTGGCAGCGCTCTCATAGATGTTTATTCCAAGTGTTCATGTACTCGCGAAGCTAAACTTGTTTTCGAGGAGATGAATGAAAAAGACATAGTAGTATGGAATGCAATGTTTAGCGGATATGCCCAACAGCAGGAAAGTGAAGAGACTCTTAAGTTGTACTCTGAACTACAGGTATCGAGACAAATCCCTAATGAGTTTACTTTTGCTTCTGTAATCTCAGCAGCCAGCAGCCTAGCAAGTATCCAGCATGGGCAACAGTTCCACAGTCAGATCATTAAAGTTGGTCTTGAGAATGATCCTTTTGTCACAAATGCCCTTGTGGATATGTACTCCAAGTGTGGAAGCATTGAAGAGGCTCACAAACTATTTGACTCCAAAACTTTGAAAGATGTTGCTTGTTGGAATTCCATTATCTCAACATATGCTCATCATGGAGAAGCAGAAAACGCTCTCCTGATGTTTGAAAGAATGATGAATGACGGCATAAAACCCAACTATATCACATTTGTGGGGGTGCTATCAGCTTGTAGCCATGCAGGCCTTGTTGAAGATGGACTTCGTCACTTTGAATCAATGTCTTGGTTTGGAATTGAACCAGGGATAGACCATTATTCTTGCATAGTTTCTCTCCTGGGCCGTGCCGGTAAATTATATGAAGCCAAGGAGGTCATTGAGAAAATGCCAATGAAGCCTGCAGCAATTCTATGGAGGAGTTTACTGAGTGCATGTACAGCTGCAGGTAATGTTGAATTGGGGATCTATGCAGCAGAGATGGCAATTTTGAGTGATCCATTGGATAGTGGATCGTATATCTTGCTTTCAAATATTTATGCAGCCAAAGGTATGTGGGATGATGCCAAAACGGTTAGGGAAAAAATGGAGTACAATGGTGTAGTGAAAGAAACTGGACGTAGTTGGGTCTAAGTTAACCCAAGGCGAGGATAATTGTTTTGAAGGAGGGAAAGAGTGGTTGACAAGCCTATTTGCAGGAAAAAAAAAAAGATCATTGCGAAATTGATCTAATTTTTTCAATTGCAGCTATGTCCCTGACATTACAGCATTTAAGGTACATGATTGATCATGCTAAGTGAAGCTGCCAAAAGCATGAGCCCCATAAAAACTATGAAATGAAAATTACAGGTGCATGTTTCTGAACTCTGAGGTGAAGCTTAAGCTTGACATGCAAAATGTTGGGCTTCTTTTAGTTCGGGTATTTAAGCTGGTGAATTAATCTTGGCTTTGACTACAAAAGGATTACCATCTTAAATTCAGTGCAATGATAATGGAGGAAGACTCTTTGTTGGGATTGAAACATAAGTTGCACTCAAGATACTGGTATAGACATCATTGGAGCGGACAGCTGATCTGAAGCAATTTGGAGATGACATGGTAGTCTAAAATGGAAAGAGTGATTGTAATCGTGTACATGCATGACAGTTGAAAGTGCAAGTTAATATTCTTCCTTCTTTTTTGCCGCTTAAAGAACGTGAGAGTAAAGTTCAGAGGAGAGAGAGAGATCTGTTATTATGTATGATGGGAAAATATCCTTTTGTGATGTTTTGGTCATCGAATTACTGTGACCTTATGCAAGGGGTTTTCGGAGGTTCTAGTTCCTCCAAAGTCGCATCAGTTTTTTGTGGGAGGAGCTCTATGGGTATGCTACCATGTATGAACCTTGGGTTTGGGTTGGAAGAGAAGTACAGTACGTGAACACTAAACAGCCATTTGCTTCAGATGTCAATAAGAGAGTGAATTGCATGTACATGCAACTTGGGGGTGTGGGAGTTGTGTTGCGATGTTTGGAACTGCAACATTCCTTAATTTTATTTAACTTTTCGATTATGCTATGAAATCTGTAGTAGAAAGAGGAGCTCTCCTGGTTATTCAGTTTTTCTTCTATGGATGAATTGGAATGGACGTAACAGGCTTTAACATGAGGGAACTGAGACACAACCTCTGGTTGTTTATGCAAAAAGAAGTGAGGTATGTTGCTGAAGTGCGTGCGAGTGCGTGCAGCATTGGTGAGATGTGCTATAGGTCTGGAGTTTATATTGGAGAGGCGTGTTATAGGGGTGGAGGTGGAGACTTATAGTCCCAATGCGGTGTAGCTTTTAAATTGTAGTGAAAGACGTATTGCACTAGAGAGAATTGTTGAGGAGATTCAAAGTTGATGCAAGTTCTCCATATCTCTTCTATTTCCGCGCCGTTGTAACAAAGTTGCTCACTGTATCGCTAGGTTTGTAGCCAGAAAGAAATGGGCGATTTGTATGGTTAGAGAATGAGCCTCCTTGCCTAGTGATAGGTCCTTGATCGATATTCATGAGAAGAGGATGAGTAGCTCATGTCCTTGATCGACAGTTGTAATCTTGATTTCAAGGATTGAAGTTTTGTTTTTCTTACTTAAAAAAAAAAAAAAAAAAATTAACTATGACCTTACATCAGTAAAATGAGGATGACTGTAGCACGCATATAGGAAGAAATAAGAATTTGGACTAAATTGGTTTACCACCTCAAACTTTACACTGGAAATCATGTCAATTTCTGATATCGTAATTCAACCAATAACATCCTTATCCCTACCAATTTGGAGACGTTTCCCTCTTTCTTGACAGAAGCTTTAATTTGATATCGGAAAACAATAATTTTTTCTTCATTTCTCCTAGCAAACCACACCCTATATCAGCTTCGTTGTCAGACCCAAAATCAAATTCAAAGTGTTCAGGACCTCGCTTGGCGGTGGCACATGATACAATTGCTACCTCACCAGGAGATGGGAAGTCAGAAAATGTGAAAGGCTTAACATTGTTAACCATAATCTCTTCCTCATCGTGATGGTACACTATACGAACTCCACACTTCTTCACTTGCAAACCTGGGCCATCAGTTGTGAATAAAAGTTTAATTTGTAGCCAATCTTCACAACTACGGAGTGAACTACAGAAAATCCAGATGTGGTCCGATACAGCTTGGCCTAAGTGTTCATTGAAGGAAAAACCAGGCAGATGGAACCTCTTTTTTCCATTGACTTCATATTGGCAATGAATCTCATGTGTAGGACTATCATCATCACTCCATGACACATGTGAATGCTTTTGTACTGCGAATACAGCACAAAACGCGAATCCCATCAACTTATTATTGAACCAACCTGGAGGTAGATCTATAGTTACCAAAGGACCCGCGCTTTGATGATTGAACCACTCTGGTATATCATTTCCAGGAATGACAAACTCAAATTTCTGTACTTGAGGATGATACGGATGTGCCTGTTGTGCCATAAAACCACAATGTGGTACACAGTTAAGACCATGCATATGCCCTTGATGACAGAGATGCTACATGTTGCTTGTGCGTGTGTGTGTGTGTGTGTGAGAGAGAGAGAGAGAGAGAGAGAGTAACCTGAAGGTGTTGCTTCAATGATGTGAATGCTACACTGTTACACCCTTGCTTCACGAGTCTGAAACAATTAAGAAAATATGCGTTTGACAGAAAATTCCAGTCTGTATGGCCACACAATATCTCCAACGAAGGGCAATTATTAGCATTGACTTCGATGTGAGGCAGAAGCCTTGGCAATTCTTCAAGGTACAGGCAGCTCTGCAAATCGAGATATTCAAGCACGTAAAGTAGGCTGATGTTCCCCGGAAGCCTCACAAGTTGGTTATAGCTCAGATTTAATCGTTTTAATGAGAACTGAAAGTGGGAAACAAAAGGGATGCTTCCCATATCCCAAACATTGCAGTTACTTAGATTCAACGTTTTTAAAGAAAAATACGCAAAAGAAGACCATCGCAAAAACTTAGCTCCATCAGATATTAATATTGTGATGTCTTCCAGAGGACCAAACCTTGAAGGCAGTACTCTCATGGCAGTTCCAGCCACATCAAGCTCTTCCAAACTTTTTGCATAGCCCAAGTCTTCTGGCAGTTTATCAAGTTTTGAGCAGCCAGAAAGAAGAAGAACTTTCAGAGATTTCAAACCAGATAAACTGCATGGAAGAAGACACAGACTTGTGCAATCTCTCAAGTTCAACAAAGTAAGTCTTTCCAGCATACCCACTGATGAGTCAACCTCAGTCAGGCGTATACAACCTTCAAGAATCAAACATTCAAGATATGGACTACCACTTAAGTCTGGGATCTCGAGAAGATTCAAAGAGTGGCTGAGGTTGATGGTTTTCAAACTGTGTAAATGCTGTAAGAAAAAGCATTTGCAGCAAAATTAGCTTGCATGATACCAACACTTCTGTAGGTGATAAAAGATCAATAACTATTACAATGCGTACCTTTATGCCCATCCATAGATATACAATCTGGCTATGACACATGTTAATTTCTTTTATCTTCTCTGGGTTGAAAGAAGATGGCAAAGATCGTAGAGGAAACTTCAACCACCTGAGAATTTGTAACTCACTTGAAAGATACTCGAGGCCGTCACAGAGTTTAGAAAGTTGCACATTACGTATCTCAAGCAGTCTCAATTTGTTCATTTTCGAAAAAGATTTAGAATTCATGTGCATAACTGGTTCATCAGCAACATCCATGATATGGTCAGGGTCCAGGACTATGGCTTCCACTGTCTGTTCCCTAATGAACATGAATAAGGAAATGAAGCTCATAGATAAGAAAGGTCTAGTACTAAGTTAGTAGTACACCTGTTCATATAGAATATATCAGAACTAAAAGGATTCATGTACTAGGTCACTCACTGTATTTCCACTTCATAAAGCCACAACCTGCTGCGCTTGCCTGGCTCTTCAGGAGACTCCCGGCGAACAATTTCTAAACCCATTTCTTGGAGCAAGTCATGCATCCATATTGTGCCAAAGGAAATAGTTAAGAGGGATCTTTCCACAAGGACGTCTATTCCAATATCTGCATACAAGCCACAAGCGTTTAGTGTTTCTATTACATAGTGTTTTCTCTTCCCATGAAAGTAACATGCAATGGCTAGGAAAAGTTTCTTCTCCTTGTCATCAAGACCATCATAACTTATTTTAAGTGTCTCAAAAATGTCTCTGTTACACACTTCTCTCCATTTGCACAAAACACTTCTCCAGGCGCCTACACCTCTTCCATGTAGAAAAGATCCCAATACTTTCAGAGCTAATGGAAGACCTTTGGCATAGTTGAGGACTTGATTAGACAATTCAAGATATTTTTGTTCAGGGTAATCTCTTTTAAAGGCGTTCAAGCTAAAAAGCTGAAGAGCTTCATCACTACT encodes:
- the LOC101312392 gene encoding TMV resistance protein N-like, with the protein product MSTERASSSVPSSSLKWKYDVFLSFRGKDTRKGFTNNLYSELVAQGTETFMDDHELQKGEALSPVILTAIEESRFAFVVLSVNYAWSTWCLDELLKILECMEARITVLPVFYDVDPSDVRQQTGSFAEAFNEHEKRFRDDTDKLQGWRTALTKISNFTGWNLKDWRYERDLIKEIVAVVCAKLFPRLFRSVENLVGIDSRVEAVHLLSREGVHDVSFIGILGMGGIGFFQMLEAMQKKVVLLQLQKKLISRMLGKDVDVWDVHEGAEKIKRFLRYKKVLLILDDVNHSDQLDYLARKKDWFHIGSVVIITTRNDHLLVKHGVERKFEVQGLSSDEALQLFSLNAFKRDYPEQKYLELSNQVLNYAKGLPLALKVLGSFLHGRGVGAWRSVLCKWREVCNRDIFETLKISYDGLDDKEKKLFLAIACYFHGKRKHYVIETLNACGLYADIGIDVLVERSLLTISFGTIWMHDLLQEMGLEIVRRESPEEPGKRSRLWLYEVEIQEQTVEAIVLDPDHIMDVADEPVMHMNSKSFSKMNKLRLLEIRNVQLSKLCDGLEYLSSELQILRWLKFPLRSLPSSFNPEKIKEINMCHSQIVYLWMGIKHLHSLKTINLSHSLNLLEIPDLSGSPYLECLILEGCIRLTEVDSSVGMLERLTLLNLRDCTSLCLLPCSLSGLKSLKVLLLSGCSKLDKLPEDLGYAKSLEELDVAGTAMRVLPSRLVKQGCNSVAFTSLKQHLQAHPYHPQVQKFEFVIPGNDIPEWFNHQSAGPLVTIDLPPGWFNNKLMGFAFCAVFAVQKHSHVSWSDDDSPTHEIHCQYEVNGKKRFHLPGFSFNEHLGQAVSDHIWIFCSSLRSCEDWLQIKLLFTTDGPGLQVKKCGVRIVYHHDEEEIMVNNVKPFTFSDFPSPGEVAIVSCATAKRGPEHFEFDFGSDNEADIGCGLLGEMKKKLLFSDIKLKLLSRKRETSPNW
- the LOC101312101 gene encoding pentatricopeptide repeat-containing protein At4g39530-like, coding for MRNSSLHLRHYHNAITSTHQSPHFSSLASFLLESQYPSLDTLPTQTLQTQRRALINHLQLGLSHNPKTVHAQILALGFRHDVFIANLLLDSYKKSGYIVYARKVFDTMPERSSVTWSSMVSMYTKHGKSEEALKVFSEFHRSSDGRPNEFTFPSVIRACTQFGGADQGSQVHCFVVKTGFDKEVFVGTSLIDFYVKMGDIEEARLIFDGLEVKSAVTWTIVIAGYAKSGKSEAALKLFYQMRDTDVVPDKYVLSALLTACSALKFIGGGKQIHAYVLRRGTEMDVSVVNVLVDFYTKCGQVLAGQKLFDKVVDRDLISWTTMIAGYTQNSMHVEAVKLFSEMTRLGWKPDGYGCSSILTSCGSLEALKHGREVHAYTVRVDLVYEYYVKNSLIDMYAKCDSLTDARRVFNSMTNHNVVSYNAMIEGYSRQEKLAEALDLFNLMRLRSVQPSILAFVSILGVSAASLTLELSKQVHGLITKYGLSLDIFAGSALIDVYSKCSCTREAKLVFEEMNEKDIVVWNAMFSGYAQQQESEETLKLYSELQVSRQIPNEFTFASVISAASSLASIQHGQQFHSQIIKVGLENDPFVTNALVDMYSKCGSIEEAHKLFDSKTLKDVACWNSIISTYAHHGEAENALLMFERMMNDGIKPNYITFVGVLSACSHAGLVEDGLRHFESMSWFGIEPGIDHYSCIVSLLGRAGKLYEAKEVIEKMPMKPAAILWRSLLSACTAAGNVELGIYAAEMAILSDPLDSGSYILLSNIYAAKGMWDDAKTVREKMEYNGVVKETGRSWV